AGACCACCGCGGCGATCTCCATCGGCAGCTCGCCGCGCCGCCAGCGATAGAGCAGGTCGGCCAGGCAGTGGTCCTGCTGGCTGGCCAGGATCATCACCTTCTGCCGGACCTTCGCGTCGCGCAGGCTCCAGCGCATGGAAAAGCCCTGGGCCAGGTCGCCGAACTCGCCGCGCAGGGCGTCCGTGTCCGCGCCGGGAGCGGCGAACACCACCCGCATGAAGAAGTGGCCGGTCTCGACATCGTCGTACTGCTGGGCGTCGAGGATGTTGGCCCCGCGCTCGTATAGGAAGCTGGAGACGCGGGCGACGATGCCCGGCAGGTCGGGACAGGAGAGGGTCAGGATCATGGCGCCGCTCAAAGCCCCGACTTTAGGCTGACCGTCAAGTTACAGCGCGCCGGAGAGCCTCATCGCTTGGAAGCGCGCGGGGCGACCGGCTAGGGTCGCCGCCATGCCCTCAGCCGAAGCCCTGACGCCCCGCGCCATCGACATCCTCGCGAGCCTGGTCTCGTTCGACACCACCTCGCGGCTCTCCAACCTGGCCCTGATCGAGTGGGTCGAGGCCTATCTGGACGGCCACGGGGTGGCGCACCGGCGGGTTCCGAACCACGACGGGACCAAGTCAAACCTGCTGGCCACGGTGGGACCCGCCGTCGAGGGCGGGGTGGTGCTGTCGGGCCATACCGACGTGGTGCCGGTGGACGGCCAGGCCTGGGTCACCGATCCTTTCGTGCTGACGCCCAAGGACGACGGACGGATCTATGGGCGCGGCACGTGTGACATGAAGGGGTTCCTGGCCCTGGCGCTAGCCGCGGTGCCCGACCTCGTGGCGGCCAAGCCTCGGGCGCCCGTGCACCTGGCCTTTTCATATGACGAGGAGATCGGCTGCCTGGGGGCGCCGGACCTGATCGCCCTGATCGCCGCCGAGCTGCCGCGTCCGGCCCTGGTGGTGGTGGGCGAACCCACCGACATGGTGGCGGTGTCGGGCCACAAGGGGATCTCCAGCTTCGTGGTCACGGTGACCGGCAAGGAGGCTCACTCCAGCCAGACCCATCTAGGCGTCTCGGCCAATATGGAGGCGGTGAAGCTCATGGCTTCCCTGTCGGACCTAGCCGAGCGGCTGGAGCGCGAGGCGGACCCGGCCTCACCCTTCGTGCCCAAGCATACGACCCTGACCATCGGCCTCGTCCATGGCGGGACGGCCGGCAACATCCTGGCGCGGGAATGCAGCTTCCAGTTCGACCTGCGCTGTCCGCCCGGGCAGGATCCAATGAAAGTCCTGGAGCCCTTCTTCGGCCAGATCGCCGCCGCGGACGCCGCCATGAAGGCCCGCTTCCCGGAGGCCGGCGCGAAGATCTCCCGGCGCTCGGGCACGCCGGCCATGTCGGTGGAGAAGGACGGGGCGGCCGAGGCCTTCGCCCGGCGGCTGGCCGGCGACAACGGCCCGCCGCGAGTGGTGCCCTACGCCGCCGAGGCCGGCCAGTTCCAGCAGGCGGGGTATTCGACGGTGATCTGCGGTCCGGGCAGCATCGACCAGGCCCACCAGGCCAACGAATATGTCGAGCGCTCGCAGATGGAGCGCGGGGCGGCCTTCATGGCTCGCCTGGTCGATTGGGCCGCACGCGGCGAATGACCGGGCGGCGGCCCGTCAGGTCGCGGGGGTTCCAGGTCATGGCGCGGGCGATGGCCCAGGCGGAGACCCTGCGCCGGGCCTGGACCTCGCGACGGCTCTTCAGCACGGTCGGCAGGCCCTTCAGCGAGGCCTTGAAGGCGCGCCAGACGATATGGGCCTGGGGCCAGTTCTCCCGGCGCGAGGAGATATAGGCCACCGCCAGCAGGTGCAGCGGCACGACGATGGGCAGCAGCGGCCAGGGGGTGTCCTTATAGACCCCGTAGAAGCGGTTGCGGGTGCCGTGGAAGACGGCGAACTCCGACTTGCGGCCGCCGGTGGAGGCCGAGCCCACGTGGCGGATCACCGCCTTGGGCGCCAGCACGGTGGGCTCGCCGGCCAGCTGCAGCCGGTAGCCCAGGTCCACGTCCTCGGAATAGCAGAAGAAGAACTCGTCGAAGCCGCCCTGCTCCAGGAACAGCGCCCGGTCGATCATCATGGCCGCGCCGCAGGGGGAGAAGACCTCGCCCTCCGGTATCCGGTCGGGGCATTTCGACAGGTAGCCGCCGCGATAGGGGATGCCGTAGCCGCTCATCACGTCGCCCAGTCCGTCCAGCAGGGCGGGATCCTCGTCCATCAGCTGGCGCGAGGTGAAGGAGCGCACGGTGGGATGGCGCTGCGAGGCCGCCACCAGCTCGGCCAGCCAGTCGGGGTCGGCGAAGGCGTCGGGATTGAGGAAGACCAGCCACTTCCCCCGGCCCTCGCGGGCGGACTGGTTGCCGGCGCCGGAGAAGCCGAGGTTCTCGGCGTTCTCGATTAGCCGCATGCCGGGGAACGCCCGGGCGATCGCCGCGTCGCCGGGATCGGGCGAGGCGTTGTCTATGACCAGGGTCTCGAAGTCGGTGAAGCTCTGGGCGGCCAGATGCTCCAGGCAGGTGCGCAGGGTGGGCCCCGAGTTCCAGGCGATCACGCACACGGTGATGAGGGGTGCCTTGTCTTCCTGCGCGCGGTCGTCCATGCGGTGGCGGTTTTCCAAAGCTCCCGGACCGCCATGACGTCGATCACGCCGCTCTCGATCCCTGAAGTCCTGCTTATCACGCCCAAGCGCCATGGCGATGGGCGGGGATGGTTCTCCGAGACCTGGAGCCGCCGGGTGATGGCGCAGGCCGGGCTCGACCATGACTTCGTGCAGGACAACCAGGCCTTCAGCGCCCGGGCCGGAACCGTGCGCGGCCTGCACTTCCAGAAGGCGCCCCACGCCCAGGCCAAGCTGGTCCGGGTGCTGAGGGGCGCGATCTTCGACGTGGCGGTGGATATCCGCCAGGGCTCGGCGACCTATGGCCAGTGGGCGGGGGCGAGGCTCACCGCCGAGGGCGGCGAGCAGATCCTGGTGCCGCGCGGCTTCGCCCACGGCTACTGCACGCTCGTCGACAACTGCGAGCTCTTCTACAAGGTCGACGGCCAGTATGCGCCGGAGACCGAGGGCGGGATCATCTGGAACGATCCGGACCTGGCCATCGACTGGGGCTTCACCGGTGAGCCCACCCTGTCGGACAAGGACAAGGTCCTGCCCCGGCTGAGGGACCTGCCGGCGGCGGCGTTCTGATCATGAGCGAACTGGTCCGCATCCTCGACATCGAGCCCATCGACCTCGACATGTTCCGCGGCCACACCCCCGAGGGCGAGACCCGCCGCATCTATGGCGGCCAGGTGATCGCCCAGGCGCTGACCGCGGCCTATCGCACCATCGACGGGCGCCACTGCCACTCAATGCACGCCTATTTCATCCGGCCGGGCGACCCGAAGATCCCGATCCTGCTCAAGGTGGAGCGGGTGCGTGACGGGGGCAGCTTCGCCGTGCGCCGGGTGGTGGCCCTGCAGCATGGCCAGCAGATCTTCAACCTGGCCGCCTCCTTCCAGGTCCCCGAGACCGGGTTCGAGCACCAGATCGAGATGCCCTCCCCGCCCGGCCCCGACGGGCTGATGGACGAGGACGAGCTGCGCAAGGCGGCCGGCGACGACAGCGCGCGCCGCACCTGGCCCATCGAGGTGCGTCCGGTCGATCCCATGCCGCACGGCAAGGCGCCGAAGATGGAGCCGACCCAGTCGGTCTGGTTCAAGGCCCGCGAGCCCCTGCCCGCCGATGTGGCGATAAACCAGTGCGCGCTCGCCTACGCCTCCGACATGACCCTGCTGGACACCTCCCTGCGTCCGCACGAGGTGGTGTGGAGCGAGGGGCGGCTGCAGGTGGCGAGCCTGGACCACGCCCTGTGGTTCCACGAGGCCACCGACTTCAGCGACTGGCACCTCTATGTCCAGGACAGCCCCTCGGCCTCCGGTGGGCGGGGCTTCAACCGCGGATCGATCTTCAACCGCGCCGGCAAGCTGGTCGCCTCGGCCGCCCAGGAAGCCCTGATCCGCTATCGGTGAGAGGTGGATAGATCCTCCCCTTCTGGGGGAGGTGGCGCGTCGCCGTCTTCGGCGACGTGACGGAGGGGGTTGAAGCCCACAATAGCGAGTCAAAGTCCCCCTCAGTCAGCTTCGCTGACAGCTCCCCCAGAGGGGGAGCATCTGGGAAAGGGGTCAGCCTGCCGCTGGTGCGGGAGTAGGCGCCGGCTCCGATCCTCCCCCAGCGCGCAGCGCGGTTTGGGGGAGGTGGCGCGTCGCCCTCTTCGGCGGCGCGACGGAGGGGGTTGAAGCGCGCGCGAGTGAGTCAAAGTCCCCCTCAGTCAGCTTCGCTGACAGATCCCCCAGAGGGGGAGCATCTGGGGAAGGGGTCAGCCTGCCGCTGGTGCGGGAGTAGGCGCCGGCTCCGATCCTCCCCCAGCGCGCAGCGGGGTTTGGGGGAGGTGGCGCGTCGCCCTCTTCGGCGGCGCGACGGAGGGGGTTGAAGCGCGCGCGAGTGAGTCAAAGTCCCCCTCAGTCAGCTTCGCTGACAGCTCCCCCAGGAGGGGAGCAGCTGGGAGGCGTGACATCCAGACATGAAAAGGCCCGCCGTGGGGCGGCGGGCCTTGGGAGTCCGAACCTGGGGGGAGCCGGGTCCGGACGGGGTCTGACAGCGGCGGTTAGCGGCTGGCCAGGGTGTTGGCTTGGCGCTGGGCGGCAAGGGCGGAGTTGCGGGCCGCGAACTTCTCGGAGATCTCGACCTTCACCGCTTCCATGCACCGAGCGTTGGCGACTAGGCCGCGCTGGTTCGCCGTTTCGGCGCGGCAGAACTTGCGGGCGGCGGCCTCGGCGCGGTCGTGGAAGGCCTGGACGCCCTCGGGGCTGAGGGTGTCGATGTCGGCGGCGCGGATGGTCACCGGAGCGGCGTGGGCGGCCGTGGCGAGCGCGGCGACCGGGATGATGGCGAGGGCCAGGGTGGCGACGCCGGCGAGGGTGGACTTGAACATCTGGTTTCTCCCGTTGCTGGTCGCCCTGGGCGGCCGATGACCAACGAGGTAGACCTCATGAGTGACGAAGTCTTGTTAAGTCGGAGTAATGACAGAGATTTAAGAGTATTACAGGAAGTTCATTAATCTGGTTACATATAGTTTACTTAGGTGACGCCGCCGCGTCACAGGCTGACGCGGCGGCGGGTTACCTAGCCCTCGACCTTGAAGGTCAGGCCGGCGTTCTTCTGCAGGCGGTCGACCAGGCGGCTTCCGAGCGCCGCGCCGGGGGTCAGCACCCCGCCTCCGACCTCGGGGGCGTCCTTGACCAGGCAGATGGCGGTTTCGGCGATCAGCTTGGAGGTCGAGCCGTAGCCCGGGTCGCGGTCGCCATGGACGCTGACCTTCACCTTGCGCCCGTCCCTGGCGATCCCGATGAACACCAGGTCGTAGAAGCCGGCGTCGCGCTCTTCCTTGCTGGGGCCCTCGCCGGGCTGGGGTCCGCCCTCGGCGCTCATGGCGAAGCTGGCCGGGGCCTTGGGGTCGACCACGCTCATCTCGTCATAGACGAAGTCCGTCCCGTACGGATGGCCCATCAGGAAGTTCGAGCGGTGGACGTTCTTGGTGTTGATCGCCGCCATCATGAAGGGGCCGACCTGGGCGTCCATGTCGGGGTCGTGCTCGGGCTGGTCGCCGCGCGGCTGTTCCGGACCGGTGAAGCCGGGCGTGAGCGCGAAGGGGTTGGCCATCAAGGCCATCAAGCTGGGATCCTTCATGATCGCGGCCATGGTCGCCCGGCCGCTGGCGGCGGTGCCGCCCGAGAGGCCGCCCCGCATGGAGCGAACCCGGCCCTTCACCCGGGGGACCGGACCGCCCAGCTTCGCCTTGGCGGTCTCCTGGGCGAAGAACACGCCCAGCTCGAAGGGGATGGAGTCGAAGCCCGCCGAGTGCAGGATCCGCGCGCCGCTGGCCTTGGCGGTCTCGTGGTGGGCGGCGATGGTGGCGGCCATCCAGTTGGGCTCGCCCGACAGGTCCAGATAGTCGGTCCCGGCCGCGGCGCAGGCCGCGATCAGGGCGTCGCCATACAGCTGGTAGGGGCCGACGGTGGTCAGGATCGCCTTGGCCCGGCCGACCATGGCCTTGAGCGAGGCGGCGTCCGCCGCGTCGGCGACCACCAGGGGGGTGTCCTTGGGCGCGCCGATCTCATCGCGCACCGCGGCCAGCTTGTCGGGGCTGCGCCCGGCCATGGCCCACTTCACCTCGCCGCCGACCCCGTAGCGCTGGGCCAGGTACTCGGCCACCAGCCGGCCGGTGAACCCGGTGGCTCCATAGACGATGATGTCGAACTCCGCGTCGCGGTTCATGGCCGTCTCCTGGGATTTACAATGTACGTCTTTATGCCCGGAACCGACGCGGCTGCAAAGGCGGGGTAACGCGATCAACGTGGCTTGACCCCGCCTGGGAGCGCCGCGATCAATGACGCCCGCGTCACTTTGGCGCTGAGGAGCATGTCCAGTTGTCCGAGGCCCCACCGTCGCGCGACCGGCGCCTGCCCCTATCCCTGGTGTTCGGCTTCGCGTCCCTCTCGGTGCCGCTCGGCGCTTACGCAGTGGCTGTCGCCGTCTATCTTCCGGCCTACTTCGCCAAGCACCTGGGAGTCAGCCTGGCGGTGATCGGCGGGGCCTGGGCCGTCGTGCGGCTGATCGACCTGGTGGTCGATCCGATCCTGGGCGTCGCCATGGACCGGACCCGGACCCGGCTCGGCCGATACCGCGCCTGGATGCTGCTGGGCGGCCCGATCATGATGGCGGCGACCTATGCGCTGTTCCTCGCGCCGGCGGGCATTGGGTCGATCTATCTGATCGGCTGGCTGCTGGTGCTGTATCTCGGCACCTCGATCCTGGGCCTGGGACACTCCGCCTGGGCCGCCACCCTGGCGCCCGAGTACAACGAGCGCTCGCGGGTCTTCGGGGTGCTGGCCGCCGCGGGGGTCGTGGGGGCCGTCGCGGTCCTGATGATCCCCATCATCGCCGACGGGATGGGCCTGAGCGAGGCCAAGGGCGTCCAGGCCCAGGGCTGGTTCATCCTCGGCCTGATCCCGCTGGCGGTCCTGCTGACCGCCCGGACGCCGGAGAAGCTGCTGCCTCTCTCGCCTGGGCCGGCCTTCGCGCTCAAGGACTATGTCCGGCTGCTCCTCAAGCCTGACCTGCTGCGCCTGTTCCTGGCCCAGATGTCCCTGACCATGGGCCCGGGCTGGATGAGCGCGCTCTACCTGTTCTTCTTCACCGACGCGCGCGGCTACAGCGCCGAACAGGCCTCGATCCTGCTGCTGGTCTATGTGGTGGCCGGCGTCCTCGGCGCGCCGACCACGGCCTTCGTCGCCACCCGGTTCGGCAAGCACAAGACCCTGATGGCCACCACCACGGCCTACTCGCTGGCGCTCTGCACCGTGATGCTCGTCCCCAAGGGCAGCGTCGCCTGGGGGCTGCCGGTGATGCTGTGGTGCGGCTTCATGGCCGCGGGGTTCGACCTGATGATCCGGGCCATGCTCGCCGACGTGGCCGACGAGGTTCGCCTCGAGCAGGGCCGCGAGCAGATCAGCCTGATCTACGCGCTCAACTCCCTGGGCGCCAAGATCGCCGCGGCCTTCGCCATCGGGGTCACCTTCCCCCTTCTGGGACAGCTTGGGTACGACGCCGCGGCCGGCGCGGTGAATACGCCCGAGGCGATCCGCAGCCTGGAGATCGCCTTCATCGCGGGGCCGATCGTCTTCGTCATGCTGGGCGGCGCCTGCCTGATCGGATGGCGGCTCGACTCGGTTCGGCACGCCGAGATCCGCATCCGCCTCGATGCGCATGACGCCCAGTACGCCGAGGCCCCGGTCGTGGAGAGCCTGGGGACCGAGCCGGCGATCCCTGTCCTGGCGCCCGACGGCAAGCCCGGCTGACGTCGGGTCAGAGTGTTCTCGCGGCCAGATCCGTGACAGCGTAAGGCCAGCGGGCCCGCCGGAGGCGCGCGAGGAACGACGATGGCCGGGCTGATTCTGCACCACTACGACACCTCGCCCTTCTCCGAGAAGGTGCGGCTGATGTTCGGCCTGAAGGGGCTGGCCTGGGATTCCGTGCAGGCGCCGGTGATCATGCCCAAGCCCGACCTGGTCCCCCTGACCGGCGGCTATCGCCGCATCCCGGTGATGCAGATCGGCGCCGACATCTATTGCGACACCCAGGTCATCCTGGCCGAGATCGAGGCCCGCGCCCCCAGCCCGCCCAGCGTCTTCGGCGCCGGCTGGGCGGTCAACTTCTGGGCCGACCGCCTGTTCTTCGGTGTCACCGTGCCGATCATCTTCGGGGAGCTGGGCGACGCCACCTCGCGCGAGTTCATCCTGGACCGCGAGAAGCTGTCCGGCCGGCCGTTCGACGTCGCCGCGATGAAGGCCGCGGCCGGCGTCATGCGGCCCCAATGGCGCGCCCAGGCGGCCTGGATCGAGGCGGGCCTGGCGCGCGGCGACTGGCTCGACGGCGATGCGCCCGGGCTTTCCGACATCGCCGCCTATATGAACCTGTGGTTCCTGGCCCGCAGCCTGCCCGCCGTCGCCTATGGGCTGCTGAGCGGCATGCCGCGGACCCAGGCCTGGCGCGACCGGGTCGCCGCCATCGGCCACGGGACCCGCCGCGAGATCACCGGGGCGCAGGCTCTGCAGG
This genomic stretch from Phenylobacterium sp. LH3H17 harbors:
- the argE gene encoding acetylornithine deacetylase; this translates as MPSAEALTPRAIDILASLVSFDTTSRLSNLALIEWVEAYLDGHGVAHRRVPNHDGTKSNLLATVGPAVEGGVVLSGHTDVVPVDGQAWVTDPFVLTPKDDGRIYGRGTCDMKGFLALALAAVPDLVAAKPRAPVHLAFSYDEEIGCLGAPDLIALIAAELPRPALVVVGEPTDMVAVSGHKGISSFVVTVTGKEAHSSQTHLGVSANMEAVKLMASLSDLAERLEREADPASPFVPKHTTLTIGLVHGGTAGNILARECSFQFDLRCPPGQDPMKVLEPFFGQIAAADAAMKARFPEAGAKISRRSGTPAMSVEKDGAAEAFARRLAGDNGPPRVVPYAAEAGQFQQAGYSTVICGPGSIDQAHQANEYVERSQMERGAAFMARLVDWAARGE
- a CDS encoding glycosyltransferase family 2 protein, which encodes MDDRAQEDKAPLITVCVIAWNSGPTLRTCLEHLAAQSFTDFETLVIDNASPDPGDAAIARAFPGMRLIENAENLGFSGAGNQSAREGRGKWLVFLNPDAFADPDWLAELVAASQRHPTVRSFTSRQLMDEDPALLDGLGDVMSGYGIPYRGGYLSKCPDRIPEGEVFSPCGAAMMIDRALFLEQGGFDEFFFCYSEDVDLGYRLQLAGEPTVLAPKAVIRHVGSASTGGRKSEFAVFHGTRNRFYGVYKDTPWPLLPIVVPLHLLAVAYISSRRENWPQAHIVWRAFKASLKGLPTVLKSRREVQARRRVSAWAIARAMTWNPRDLTGRRPVIRRVRPNRPGEP
- the rfbC gene encoding dTDP-4-dehydrorhamnose 3,5-epimerase; this encodes MTSITPLSIPEVLLITPKRHGDGRGWFSETWSRRVMAQAGLDHDFVQDNQAFSARAGTVRGLHFQKAPHAQAKLVRVLRGAIFDVAVDIRQGSATYGQWAGARLTAEGGEQILVPRGFAHGYCTLVDNCELFYKVDGQYAPETEGGIIWNDPDLAIDWGFTGEPTLSDKDKVLPRLRDLPAAAF
- a CDS encoding acyl-CoA thioesterase II: MSELVRILDIEPIDLDMFRGHTPEGETRRIYGGQVIAQALTAAYRTIDGRHCHSMHAYFIRPGDPKIPILLKVERVRDGGSFAVRRVVALQHGQQIFNLAASFQVPETGFEHQIEMPSPPGPDGLMDEDELRKAAGDDSARRTWPIEVRPVDPMPHGKAPKMEPTQSVWFKAREPLPADVAINQCALAYASDMTLLDTSLRPHEVVWSEGRLQVASLDHALWFHEATDFSDWHLYVQDSPSASGGRGFNRGSIFNRAGKLVASAAQEALIRYR
- a CDS encoding UrcA family protein; translated protein: MFKSTLAGVATLALAIIPVAALATAAHAAPVTIRAADIDTLSPEGVQAFHDRAEAAARKFCRAETANQRGLVANARCMEAVKVEISEKFAARNSALAAQRQANTLASR
- a CDS encoding trans-acting enoyl reductase family protein, translating into MNRDAEFDIIVYGATGFTGRLVAEYLAQRYGVGGEVKWAMAGRSPDKLAAVRDEIGAPKDTPLVVADAADAASLKAMVGRAKAILTTVGPYQLYGDALIAACAAAGTDYLDLSGEPNWMAATIAAHHETAKASGARILHSAGFDSIPFELGVFFAQETAKAKLGGPVPRVKGRVRSMRGGLSGGTAASGRATMAAIMKDPSLMALMANPFALTPGFTGPEQPRGDQPEHDPDMDAQVGPFMMAAINTKNVHRSNFLMGHPYGTDFVYDEMSVVDPKAPASFAMSAEGGPQPGEGPSKEERDAGFYDLVFIGIARDGRKVKVSVHGDRDPGYGSTSKLIAETAICLVKDAPEVGGGVLTPGAALGSRLVDRLQKNAGLTFKVEG
- a CDS encoding MFS transporter, with protein sequence MSEAPPSRDRRLPLSLVFGFASLSVPLGAYAVAVAVYLPAYFAKHLGVSLAVIGGAWAVVRLIDLVVDPILGVAMDRTRTRLGRYRAWMLLGGPIMMAATYALFLAPAGIGSIYLIGWLLVLYLGTSILGLGHSAWAATLAPEYNERSRVFGVLAAAGVVGAVAVLMIPIIADGMGLSEAKGVQAQGWFILGLIPLAVLLTARTPEKLLPLSPGPAFALKDYVRLLLKPDLLRLFLAQMSLTMGPGWMSALYLFFFTDARGYSAEQASILLLVYVVAGVLGAPTTAFVATRFGKHKTLMATTTAYSLALCTVMLVPKGSVAWGLPVMLWCGFMAAGFDLMIRAMLADVADEVRLEQGREQISLIYALNSLGAKIAAAFAIGVTFPLLGQLGYDAAAGAVNTPEAIRSLEIAFIAGPIVFVMLGGACLIGWRLDSVRHAEIRIRLDAHDAQYAEAPVVESLGTEPAIPVLAPDGKPG
- a CDS encoding glutathione S-transferase family protein, with protein sequence MAGLILHHYDTSPFSEKVRLMFGLKGLAWDSVQAPVIMPKPDLVPLTGGYRRIPVMQIGADIYCDTQVILAEIEARAPSPPSVFGAGWAVNFWADRLFFGVTVPIIFGELGDATSREFILDREKLSGRPFDVAAMKAAAGVMRPQWRAQAAWIEAGLARGDWLDGDAPGLSDIAAYMNLWFLARSLPAVAYGLLSGMPRTQAWRDRVAAIGHGTRREITGAQALQVAHDAEPAAPPIHDHADPQALAVGAAVTVEADDYGRDPVAGTLVAATPERVVIARETPELGKTHIHFPRAGYRVGKA